Proteins encoded within one genomic window of Hermetia illucens chromosome 2, iHerIll2.2.curated.20191125, whole genome shotgun sequence:
- the LOC119648824 gene encoding vasotab-like has protein sequence MRFLICIAFLAFLSVVVGQYQTERCPTICPLNYSPICARIESYRTFSNECELNVYNCQNRGGARPIRRGQC, from the exons ATGCGTTTCCTAAtttgcattgcatttttgg CGTTTCTAAGTGTTGTGGTAGGTCAATATCAAACAGAAAGATGTCCCACAATTTGCCCTTTGAATTATAGTCCAATCTGTGCGAGAATTGAAAGCTACAGGACTTTTAGCAATGAATGTGAATTGAATGTTTACAATTGCCAGAATAGAGGAG GCGCCAGACCCATAAGACGAGGTCAATGCTAA